The DNA window aatacaggaCACTATAACTGTTACAACCTGAAAAATTAAATTCACAAAGTTTTGGTTTGGTATAGTATTTATATGAATATATTAGTGACATAGAAGAGTGTGCTGCATATAAAATTTGCACAAGTTCTTCTTGCACTGCACAGTTATCAGGTATTCCCTGTTAGTGCCACTGTCATGCTTCTGTCTTTATAAAGATCTAATTCATGTCTGTTGTTTGCTGGTTAATGATGGTTAATTTGAGTACACTGACTCCATGGATGTTATCACTTTAGCGTAGTAGCTACAAGACACTATCAGTGTTTATAACGTGTTTATTACCTCTTCAGttgtacataaaataaaagtcaaaggCCTCATATAAAAAGTATGAAGAGGGCAAAGGATACCAGCAGCAGAAGGACACTCCTACCAGCTGGTAAGCCAGTGTTACATAAGTCTCCTTCACAGCAAGAAATGGGACAGAGGCATGCTTTGTTGGTTTTGAAGCACTTGGTAAGCACATTTAAACCCGTCTACCaggaaaaacatccaaaacaacaacaatattatTAACTGTATTGTGAAATAGTGTGATTATCAACTCACCAACTGCTTTATAACTACAGTTTGAAAGGATGGAAAAAGATTTCCGTCCTTTTTTTGGTCCGAGTCCTGTGGACGATTAATCCACGAGCTACACAAACGCAGAACCTAAAAGTCAAACCAAAGCCAcaaacagagagcagaaaatacaacaaaatatttcatgttcatacttaaagttctcaaaaataaaaagcttcatgTAATAAGAATCATTTTCAGGCCTCAAAAGTGGTAATTATTAGGTAATACATTCAGGAAAACATAGAATAATgtggtccttttttttccactttatgtGACTGACATGACCCATGAGGTGTTCCAATTCCCAGAAACAGTCTGCTGTATAAAACATTATGAAACttcaacagatttgttttatatgcTGATGTTTGCAGGTTTCAATAATCAAGCATGAATTACTGTTTTACCAGCAATCAAAGTTCTAAACCAGCAAACTGCTGAAGTAAAAGACATAATATAATCTCTGTCCTTTAGGATGACCTTTAAACATCCGTAGAGTCATTGTTcatgaaataaattcaaatatgtAATATTAAAATTAGTCATGGGAGATTTGTTTACTCTGGAAGACAtaaatgtcagcttttatttgcagaaataaatataaaacacagaaggatGTTTAGCATGAGAACAATGTTGTCAATACTGACTTCAATGATGGTTTGATTGTCCAACCAGATGAGGTACGTTTAGCTATAGAGAAAATGCCATTAAATAAAGCGTGCGGTCTTGACCAATTATCAGCAGAGCAACTGAAGAGTTCATGTGTTACTTTCATTTTGCTTTACCGGTTTTCAAAAACATGGTATTCTACCTGATTCTATGTTATCTGTACTATTAGTGCCAGgagtaaaagataaaactggGAAGATATCTAGTATTGATATCTACAGACCAATTGCCTTTGCAAGTGTATTGTCTAAACTCTTGGAACATATTCTATTAGAAAGACTTCAAGAGTATATAACAACAACTGACAAtcaatttggttttaaaagtaaGCTCAGTAATgattatgtatttattcattgAAGGAAATTGTAAGTAAATACAAGAGACAGaacacttctgtttttatgtgttcttTAGATGCATCTAAAGCTTTTGACAGAGTTAACCACCATGAGTTGTTTATTAAACTGCACCTCAGAGGCGTTCCTGCATATTTAATCAGAATTTTACATTATTGGTATTCCCATCAGTCTATGCAAGTCAAGTGGGGTTTGTTCGGAGGTTTCTGAACCTTTTTCTGTAACTAATGGAGCCAGACAAGGTGTTATTTTGTCTCCTGTCCTTTTTAACTTGAACCTTGATGATTTGTCTGTTGAATTAGGTGACTGTAAGACTGGATGGTGGGCAACAATCTTGTAAATCATTATTGTATGCAGACAATCTGGTCCTCTTGTCTCCCTATAGTGCTGGCTTACAGCACATACTCAGGGTCTGTGCTAGATATGGGGTCCAGTTTGACATTATGTTTAATGTCAAAAAGAGTGTTATTATGATTGCTACAACTAAAGAGGATCAAAAGATGaattttccttcattttatttagcaaatcaaatcttgtttgtttgtttggtgatgGATGTGTCATTTTTTActtgctgatttgttttatttcatttcattttctgactttattatttttaaatatggtaTGGACAATTTGTTGTCttggaaaaaaagtttatatttccCGAGTATGTCTCACTCACCTCGCAGCTTCctgctttttgtaatttatagTTTCTCTCTATGTTGGTATTAATTGTTTATACTGATAACATGTCTGTGTAAACTTGTAGACAGACCAACTCTATTATtgataaaaacttatttttaaaatttttttccctctgtttcATCACCATTTCTCTTATTTACAGATTGATTTCAAATATACTATGCATGTGAGTGTAGTAGCAGTAAGTATAAAACACATTGTCCATGCTTagaatttctttatttctcaagTGAAAAAATAACTGAAGCAACTAAATATTACAGAATTGGTAAAACTCCACATGATAAGTCATGACAAGTGATAGACAGTGAAGAAggctgaggacagcaggaccAGGAGGACACTGGGACCTGCTGATACACCACTGTTGCACAAGTCCccctcacagcaagaaaaacGATCAAGGCAGGCTAAGCTGTTTAAGCAGCCCTTGGTAACCATGTTTAAACCTGTAAACCAGGATAGaggaaaacatcagaaaaaatataatgttACACCACTGTATATTAGCcacagtgggtttttttttcaataataaaactgttgctTTTGTGTTGGGCTTCTCATATATTCAACAACTGACCTTCCACTTTAAGAGTGTAACATTTGTTGAAAATCACAGCACAAGATTTGGTGTCTGTGCACGACTTTGCTTCGGTTGCAGTGCATGAGTAGCACCTCAGACTGCACGCTGCATAAAACCaccaaacaaacatacacacaaaaaacaaaatcaacagaagctaaaaacagacaaaaagccaTAAGCTTG is part of the Kryptolebias marmoratus isolate JLee-2015 unplaced genomic scaffold, ASM164957v2 Scaffold291, whole genome shotgun sequence genome and encodes:
- the LOC108229787 gene encoding prostate stem cell antigen-like, producing MQFYGALILLMTLSAACSLRCYSCTATEAKSCTDTKSCAVIFNKCYTLKVEGLNMVTKGCLNSLACLDRFSCCEGDLCNSGVSAGPSVLLVLLSSAFFTVYHLS